A single genomic interval of Roseibaca calidilacus harbors:
- the grxC gene encoding glutaredoxin 3 — MQPIEIYTSPLCGFCHAAKRLLTQKGASFSEIDIARDPDRRPEMMKRAGGKHTVPQIFIGATHVGGCDELYALERAGKLDALLKG, encoded by the coding sequence ATGCAACCGATTGAAATCTATACGTCGCCTCTTTGTGGTTTTTGCCACGCCGCCAAGCGGTTGCTAACCCAGAAGGGTGCCAGCTTTTCTGAGATCGACATTGCCCGCGACCCCGACCGCCGCCCCGAGATGATGAAACGTGCAGGCGGCAAGCATACTGTGCCGCAGATTTTCATCGGCGCGACCCATGTTGGCGGTTGCGACGAACTTTACGCGCTGGAGCGCGCCGGCAAGCTAGATGCGCTGCTGAAAGGCTGA
- a CDS encoding double zinc ribbon domain-containing protein, with protein sequence MQNATGQALHQAGRAALRVLYPPQCVTCEMLVAEEGMLCPACWREMPFIDGLCCDACGLPLPGTDPGTPVHCDECLTLARPWEQGRAALLYGDKARKLLLGLKYYDRLDHVPAAARWMARAARPLLRPGMLVAPIPLHWTRFLKRRYNQAAELSRALARMHGLEHCPDLLRRTRATGTQDGRGRLGRFSNMQDAFAPHPRQGPRLGGRDILLVDDVMTAGATFAAAAECCLAHGAASVRVVALARVARAE encoded by the coding sequence ATGCAAAACGCAACCGGGCAGGCGCTGCACCAAGCCGGACGTGCGGCGCTGCGTGTGCTTTACCCGCCACAATGCGTGACCTGCGAGATGTTGGTCGCAGAAGAAGGGATGCTTTGCCCAGCCTGCTGGCGCGAAATGCCCTTCATAGACGGGCTGTGTTGCGATGCCTGCGGCCTGCCGCTGCCGGGCACCGACCCCGGAACCCCGGTGCATTGCGACGAATGCCTGACCCTCGCCCGCCCATGGGAACAGGGGCGCGCCGCGCTGCTATATGGCGACAAAGCGCGCAAACTGCTGCTGGGGCTGAAATATTACGACCGGCTGGACCATGTGCCCGCCGCCGCGCGCTGGATGGCGCGCGCCGCGCGCCCGCTGTTGCGCCCGGGCATGTTGGTCGCCCCGATTCCGCTGCATTGGACACGGTTTTTGAAACGGCGCTACAATCAGGCGGCTGAACTTAGCCGCGCACTGGCGCGGATGCATGGGCTGGAGCATTGCCCCGACCTGTTGCGCCGCACCCGCGCCACCGGCACGCAGGACGGACGCGGGCGGCTGGGGCGCTTCAGCAACATGCAGGACGCTTTCGCCCCGCACCCCCGACAAGGGCCGCGTTTGGGCGGGCGCGATATTCTGCTGGTCGATGATGTGATGACCGCCGGTGCCACTTTTGCCGCCGCTGCCGAATGTTGTCTGGCCCATGGTGCGGCATCGGTGCGGGTTGTGGCATTGGCACGCGTTGCACGAGCGGAATGA
- a CDS encoding SAM-dependent methyltransferase — protein sequence MTTPRLTDRAALLRNRARAKGPMFLHDLAREELQDRLSVVNRTFTAPAIVTGFPGHWGDLLPGARVVPDTPVLDLVEGAHDLVIHAMALHWADDPIGQLVQARRALQPDGLFLGVLFGGQTLAELRAVLAQAESELRGGLSARILPMAEIRDLGAALQRAGFALPVADSLRQNVAYRDLNTLFSDLRAMGERNALAARPRQLTPRALFSKARRLYAGSFATPDGACMAGFELIFLSGWAPSADQPKPLRPGSATSRLADALGATEVPLPDAVKIPPKD from the coding sequence ATGACCACCCCCCGCCTGACCGACCGCGCGGCATTGCTGCGCAACCGTGCCCGTGCCAAGGGCCCGATGTTTCTGCACGATCTGGCCCGCGAGGAGCTTCAGGATAGGCTGTCGGTGGTTAACAGAACCTTTACCGCGCCAGCCATCGTGACCGGGTTTCCGGGCCATTGGGGGGATCTGTTACCGGGCGCGCGCGTTGTGCCCGATACGCCCGTGCTGGACTTGGTCGAGGGGGCGCATGATCTGGTCATCCACGCCATGGCCTTGCATTGGGCCGACGACCCGATCGGGCAGTTGGTGCAGGCGCGCCGCGCCTTGCAGCCCGATGGGCTGTTTCTGGGGGTTCTGTTCGGTGGGCAGACATTGGCAGAGTTGCGCGCCGTTCTGGCGCAGGCGGAATCGGAATTGCGCGGCGGGCTTAGCGCGCGCATTCTACCCATGGCCGAAATCCGCGATTTGGGCGCGGCTTTGCAGCGGGCGGGCTTTGCCCTGCCCGTCGCAGATTCGTTGCGCCAAAACGTCGCATACCGCGACCTGAATACGCTATTTTCCGATTTGCGCGCGATGGGAGAGCGCAATGCGCTGGCCGCGCGGCCCCGCCAATTGACCCCGCGCGCGCTGTTTTCCAAAGCGCGCAGGCTGTATGCAGGCAGCTTCGCAACCCCCGATGGGGCATGTATGGCAGGGTTCGAGCTGATCTTTCTGTCAGGCTGGGCACCCTCTGCCGACCAGCCCAAACCGTTGCGTCCCGGTTCCGCGACATCACGACTTGCCGATGCGTTGGGAGCCACGGAAGTGCCCTTGCCGGATGCCGTGAAAATTCCGCCGAAAGATTGA
- the hemH gene encoding ferrochelatase, with product MDQPGTGRLAHAEADHPAVPQAKIGVLVANLGTPDNYDYWSMRRYLNEFLSDKRVVDYPAWLWQPLLQLVILTKRPFTSGANYKSIWNMDKNESPLLTITKDQTAKIAEAVAEKYGDNVMVDFCMRYGNPSTPSKVDEMVKAGCEKILFFPLYPHYAGATSATACDQFFRALMTQKWQPAVRTVAPYFEHPSYIKALAASVQRAYDAMEEKPEVLVASYHGMPKRYLMEGDPYHCQCQKTTRLLREELGWPEGSIQTTFQSVFGPEGWLRPYTVDHVADLAKQGVKRLAVIAPAFSADCIETLEEINEEICESFEEAGGEHFTYIPCLNDDAMHIAALAEVIDENLSGWS from the coding sequence ATGGACCAGCCCGGCACCGGGCGGCTTGCCCATGCAGAGGCCGACCATCCCGCTGTGCCGCAAGCCAAGATCGGGGTATTGGTTGCCAATCTGGGCACGCCCGACAATTATGACTACTGGTCGATGCGGCGCTACCTGAACGAATTCCTGTCCGACAAGCGTGTGGTCGATTACCCCGCATGGCTGTGGCAACCCCTGTTGCAACTGGTAATCCTGACCAAGCGGCCGTTCACCTCTGGGGCGAATTACAAATCCATCTGGAACATGGACAAGAATGAAAGCCCGCTTCTGACCATCACCAAGGACCAGACCGCCAAGATCGCCGAAGCCGTTGCCGAAAAATATGGCGACAATGTTATGGTTGATTTTTGTATGCGCTATGGCAACCCGTCCACGCCTTCTAAAGTGGATGAAATGGTCAAAGCCGGGTGTGAGAAGATCCTGTTCTTCCCGCTATATCCACATTATGCCGGGGCAACCTCTGCCACGGCCTGCGACCAGTTTTTCCGCGCGCTGATGACGCAGAAATGGCAACCCGCCGTGCGCACCGTTGCGCCCTATTTCGAACACCCGTCCTACATCAAGGCGCTCGCGGCATCGGTGCAGCGGGCTTATGACGCGATGGAGGAAAAGCCCGAAGTGCTGGTGGCATCCTATCACGGAATGCCGAAACGCTACCTGATGGAAGGTGACCCCTACCATTGTCAGTGCCAGAAAACCACGCGCCTGCTGCGCGAGGAACTGGGCTGGCCCGAAGGGTCCATCCAGACCACGTTCCAGTCGGTGTTCGGTCCCGAAGGCTGGCTGCGTCCCTACACGGTCGACCATGTGGCCGATCTGGCCAAGCAAGGGGTGAAGCGGTTGGCGGTGATCGCACCGGCGTTTTCGGCGGATTGCATCGAGACTTTGGAAGAGATCAACGAGGAGATCTGCGAAAGCTTCGAGGAAGCGGGCGGCGAGCACTTCACCTATATTCCGTGCCTGAACGATGATGCGATGCATATTGCCGCGCTGGCAGAGGTGATTGACGAAAACCTGTCGGGCTGGTCGTAA
- a CDS encoding CAP domain-containing protein translates to MMRFLAPLLLVVLGLSACTTTNTPMRMGPDGKPIPVVYRIGPNDAPRVRQRMQDGINTMRAQNGLPTLTSSLELASAGATHAQDMSFQQRPWHWGSDGSSPIQRAQRAGYQGAFVGELISETFETEIETVNAWMIEPETRQVILDPRATELGVGWHQDENGKLWWAVVLGEGQSIMSVVDR, encoded by the coding sequence ATGATGCGTTTTCTTGCTCCGTTGTTGCTAGTTGTTCTTGGTCTGAGCGCCTGCACCACCACGAACACCCCGATGCGGATGGGTCCGGATGGCAAGCCGATTCCCGTGGTCTACCGGATTGGACCAAATGACGCGCCGCGCGTGCGCCAGCGTATGCAGGACGGCATCAACACCATGCGCGCGCAAAACGGACTGCCCACGCTGACCAGCAGTCTGGAATTAGCCAGTGCCGGGGCGACCCACGCGCAGGACATGTCGTTCCAGCAGCGCCCGTGGCATTGGGGCTCGGACGGGTCCAGCCCGATTCAGCGCGCGCAGCGCGCGGGCTATCAAGGCGCGTTCGTGGGCGAATTGATTTCCGAAACCTTCGAGACAGAGATCGAAACCGTCAACGCCTGGATGATCGAGCCGGAAACCCGGCAGGTCATCCTTGACCCACGCGCGACAGAGCTGGGTGTCGGCTGGCATCAGGACGAAAACGGGAAACTGTGGTGGGCCGTGGTCTTGGGCGAAGGGCAGAGTATCATGTCGGTGGTCGATCGATAG
- the trpA gene encoding tryptophan synthase subunit alpha — translation MTRIDTTFANLKSEGRKAFVAYIMAGDPDTATSLDIMRGLPGAGVDIIELGVPFTDPMADGPTIQLAGQRALEGGQTLEKTLQMVRDFRAENDTTPIVLMGYYNPIYSRGVDRFLSDAKTAGVDGLIVVDLPPEEDSELCLPAQAAGLNFIRLATPTTDAARLPKVLQNTSGFVYYVSITGITGAATAQAANVGPEVARIKAATDLPVIVGFGISTPETAQDIASVADGCVVGSAIVKQIADGKPLDEVMAYVAALAEGAHRG, via the coding sequence ATGACCCGAATCGACACCACCTTTGCCAATTTGAAATCCGAAGGCCGCAAGGCCTTTGTTGCCTATATCATGGCGGGGGACCCCGATACCGCGACCTCTCTTGATATCATGCGCGGCTTGCCGGGCGCGGGCGTGGACATCATTGAACTGGGTGTGCCGTTCACCGACCCTATGGCAGACGGCCCCACCATTCAGCTTGCAGGCCAGCGCGCGCTGGAAGGCGGACAGACGCTGGAAAAGACCTTGCAGATGGTGCGCGATTTCCGCGCCGAAAACGACACCACCCCCATTGTGCTGATGGGGTATTACAACCCGATCTATTCGCGTGGGGTGGACCGGTTCTTGTCCGATGCCAAGACCGCGGGCGTGGACGGGCTGATCGTGGTCGATCTGCCGCCAGAGGAAGACAGCGAATTGTGCCTGCCCGCACAGGCTGCGGGGCTAAACTTTATCCGGCTGGCCACGCCCACCACGGATGCCGCGCGCCTGCCCAAGGTGCTGCAAAACACGTCTGGCTTTGTCTATTATGTATCTATCACCGGAATAACCGGGGCCGCGACCGCACAAGCCGCGAATGTCGGGCCAGAGGTGGCGCGAATCAAGGCCGCGACGGACCTGCCGGTGATCGTGGGTTTTGGCATTTCGACACCGGAAACAGCGCAGGACATTGCCAGCGTGGCCGATGGCTGCGTGGTCGGATCTGCCATCGTCAAGCAGATTGCAGACGGCAAGCCACTGGACGAGGTTATGGCCTATGTCGCGGCGTTGGCCGAAGGCGCGCACCGGGGCTAA
- the ychF gene encoding redox-regulated ATPase YchF: protein MGFRMGIVGLPNVGKSTLFNALTKTAAAQAANFPFCTIEPNVGDVAVPDARLFKLAEIGKSKEIIPTRMTFVDIAGLVRGASKGEGLGNQFLANIREVDAIAHVLRCFEDDDVTHVEGKIDPVADAETIETELMIADMDSIEKRLANLTRKIRGGDKDAVEQDALLRRALTALEDGRPARTVEVAADERKAWRMLQLLTSKPVLYVCNVEESAAANGNTQSARVAEMAAAQGAGHVVISAQIEEEISQLAADEAEMFLSEMGLEEPGLDRLIRAGYALLDLQTYFTVGPKEARAWTIPRGTLAPQAAGVIHGDFERGFIRAETVAYDDYVTHGGEAGAKDAGKFRVEGKTYTVQDGDVLHFLFNA, encoded by the coding sequence ATGGGCTTTCGCATGGGAATCGTTGGTCTGCCCAATGTTGGCAAATCGACCCTGTTCAACGCGCTGACCAAAACTGCCGCCGCGCAGGCGGCGAATTTCCCGTTCTGCACCATCGAACCCAATGTGGGCGATGTGGCTGTGCCCGATGCGCGACTGTTCAAGCTGGCCGAGATCGGCAAATCGAAAGAGATCATCCCAACGCGGATGACCTTCGTGGACATTGCCGGTCTGGTGCGCGGGGCCAGCAAGGGCGAGGGCTTGGGCAACCAGTTCTTGGCCAATATCCGCGAAGTCGATGCCATCGCCCATGTGCTGCGCTGTTTTGAAGATGACGATGTCACCCATGTCGAAGGCAAGATCGACCCGGTTGCCGATGCCGAAACCATCGAGACCGAGTTGATGATCGCCGATATGGATTCGATTGAAAAGCGTTTGGCCAACCTGACCCGCAAGATTCGCGGTGGCGACAAGGATGCGGTCGAACAAGACGCGCTGTTGCGCCGCGCCCTGACTGCGCTGGAAGATGGTCGGCCCGCCCGCACGGTCGAGGTGGCGGCAGACGAGCGCAAGGCATGGCGCATGTTACAGCTTCTGACCTCGAAACCGGTGCTGTATGTCTGCAACGTGGAAGAAAGCGCGGCCGCCAATGGCAACACCCAATCCGCCCGCGTGGCAGAGATGGCAGCGGCCCAAGGTGCGGGCCATGTGGTGATTTCCGCCCAGATCGAGGAAGAAATCAGCCAATTGGCGGCGGACGAGGCCGAGATGTTCCTGTCCGAAATGGGGCTGGAAGAACCCGGCCTAGACCGGCTGATCCGCGCAGGCTATGCGCTGTTGGATCTGCAAACCTATTTCACCGTCGGCCCCAAGGAAGCGCGCGCATGGACCATCCCGCGCGGCACGTTGGCGCCGCAGGCGGCGGGCGTCATCCATGGCGATTTTGAACGCGGCTTCATCCGCGCCGAAACCGTGGCCTATGACGATTACGTCACCCATGGCGGCGAAGCGGGCGCGAAAGATGCGGGCAAATTCCGGGTAGAGGGCAAGACCTACACGGTGCAGGATGGCGATGTGCTGCATTTCCTGTTCAACGCCTGA